In Sphingomonas phyllosphaerae, one DNA window encodes the following:
- a CDS encoding DUF6489 family protein produces the protein MKVTIEVDCTPEEARRMMGLPDLTPLHDHYLTRMREMMDGQGLSPELINAMFRSWAPVGDTGMDFWRQLFTNGPKTGG, from the coding sequence ATGAAGGTCACGATCGAAGTTGATTGTACGCCGGAAGAGGCACGGCGGATGATGGGATTGCCCGATCTCACCCCGCTCCACGATCATTACCTCACGCGAATGCGCGAGATGATGGATGGGCAAGGTCTGTCGCCGGAGTTGATCAACGCGATGTTTCGCAGCTGGGCACCGGTCGGCGATACGGGAATGGACTTCTGGCGTCAGTTGTTCACGAACGGCCCGAAGACCGGCGGATGA
- a CDS encoding dienelactone hydrolase family protein, whose translation MTDMISIPTLDGATLPAYRASPEGKPKAAIIVIQEIFGINAGIRRKCDTLAEAGYLAIAPDLFWRIEPGISLDPDIAPEMERALALMGQFDQDQGIRDIEAAIRFARGEGVASVGAVGYCLGGRLAYMTAARTDVDASVGYYAVGIDGLLGEKHAIAKPLLLHIAGDDGFVDKATQAAMHAGLDDHPKVTLHDYPGEDHGFATEFGKRRSDAAATLADQRTAAFFAEHLG comes from the coding sequence ATGACCGATATGATTTCGATCCCGACCCTGGATGGTGCGACGCTCCCGGCCTATCGCGCGTCTCCGGAGGGGAAGCCGAAGGCGGCGATCATCGTCATTCAGGAGATTTTCGGCATCAACGCCGGCATCCGCCGCAAGTGCGATACGCTGGCGGAGGCGGGCTATCTGGCGATCGCGCCTGACCTGTTCTGGCGGATCGAACCGGGCATTTCGCTCGACCCCGATATCGCACCGGAGATGGAGCGCGCCTTGGCGCTGATGGGGCAGTTCGATCAGGATCAGGGTATCCGCGATATCGAGGCCGCGATCCGCTTCGCCCGTGGCGAAGGTGTCGCGAGCGTCGGTGCGGTCGGTTACTGTCTTGGCGGACGGCTCGCCTATATGACCGCGGCCCGCACGGACGTCGATGCGAGCGTCGGCTATTATGCGGTCGGCATCGATGGACTGCTCGGCGAGAAGCACGCGATCGCGAAGCCGTTGCTACTCCACATTGCGGGGGACGACGGCTTCGTCGACAAGGCGACGCAAGCCGCGATGCATGCCGGCCTCGACGATCATCCGAAGGTTACGCTCCACGACTATCCGGGCGAGGATCACGGTTTCGCGACGGAGTTCGGCAAGCGGCGCTCGGACGCCGCGGCGACACTGGCCGATCAACGCACCGCCGCGTTCTTCGCAGAGCACCTCGGCTGA
- the mnmE gene encoding tRNA uridine-5-carboxymethylaminomethyl(34) synthesis GTPase MnmE, protein MTDTIFALSSGRPPAAIAVIRISGPKARSAGGALAGSLPPPRTAGLRRLRDRHDATLDQALTLFFPGPATATGEDLVELHLHGGRAVVAAIEAELALLPGVRLAEPGEFTRRALSNGRLDLAQAEGLADLLEAETEMQRRAALAMAEGGLSRTVTEWLDALSMASARIEAELDFGDEDDVAQASAFDPASLTPVIEAMVAMLDRPPVERLRDGVVVVLAGPRNAGKSSLFNALLGRPAAIVTDIAGTTRDVLEASVVRDGIPFRLVDTAGLAEETADPIEAIGIERARALLDAADIILWLGDLEDAPPQAVTIGARADERSYRADCYDHVVSIHTPATIDALWSGIASRAARSLGDLSGIVPHRRHRELIGRALVELRHIGGGDLLLDAEHLRIANLALGTILGRDATEAMLDALFGRFCLGK, encoded by the coding sequence ATGACCGACACGATTTTCGCGCTGTCGAGTGGCCGGCCGCCGGCGGCGATCGCAGTTATTCGGATCAGCGGGCCGAAGGCACGATCGGCGGGCGGGGCGCTGGCCGGCAGTCTGCCACCACCGCGAACCGCTGGCCTGCGCCGCCTCCGCGATCGACACGATGCTACCCTCGATCAGGCGCTGACATTGTTCTTCCCCGGCCCCGCAACCGCTACGGGTGAAGATCTGGTCGAATTGCACCTGCACGGCGGTCGGGCGGTCGTCGCCGCAATCGAGGCCGAGCTGGCGCTCCTGCCCGGCGTGCGCCTTGCCGAGCCCGGCGAATTCACGCGCCGTGCGTTGTCGAACGGCCGACTGGATCTGGCGCAGGCGGAAGGTCTCGCCGATCTGCTCGAGGCCGAAACCGAGATGCAACGTCGCGCCGCGCTTGCGATGGCCGAAGGCGGGTTGAGCAGGACGGTCACAGAATGGCTCGACGCATTGAGCATGGCGTCGGCACGGATCGAGGCCGAGCTCGACTTCGGCGATGAGGACGATGTGGCGCAGGCTTCGGCCTTCGATCCGGCGTCGCTGACCCCGGTCATCGAAGCGATGGTCGCGATGCTGGACCGTCCGCCGGTCGAGCGCTTGCGCGACGGCGTGGTGGTCGTGCTCGCCGGGCCGCGTAACGCCGGCAAGTCATCGCTCTTCAACGCGCTGCTAGGAAGACCCGCAGCGATTGTCACCGATATCGCGGGAACGACCCGCGACGTTCTAGAAGCCTCCGTGGTCCGCGACGGCATCCCATTCCGGCTGGTCGATACCGCGGGTCTGGCAGAAGAAACCGCCGATCCGATTGAGGCGATTGGCATCGAGCGCGCGCGCGCGCTGCTCGATGCCGCCGACATCATCCTCTGGCTCGGCGACCTAGAAGACGCCCCCCCTCAGGCCGTTACGATCGGTGCCCGTGCCGACGAGCGCAGCTATCGCGCCGACTGCTATGATCATGTCGTCTCGATCCACACGCCGGCGACGATCGACGCCTTGTGGTCCGGTATTGCGAGCCGTGCGGCACGATCGCTTGGCGACCTGTCGGGCATCGTCCCCCATCGTCGCCATCGTGAGTTGATCGGTCGGGCACTCGTCGAACTCCGGCACATCGGCGGGGGTGACCTCCTTCTGGACGCCGAGCACCTTCGGATTGCCAACTTAGCTCTTGGCACGATATTGGGCCGCGACGCGACCGAAGCGATGCTTGACGCGCTGTTCGGCCGCTTCTGTTTGGGAAAATGA